From one [Ruminococcus] lactaris ATCC 29176 genomic stretch:
- a CDS encoding ATP-binding cassette domain-containing protein, whose protein sequence is MELKIQDLCKSYGKKKALWKFTTEFENGIYGILGPNGAGKSTLLNILTDNLLRDSGSVLYDGEEILNLGASYREIMGYMPQQQQLYDTFTVTHFISYMGTLKGMKSRDIQRRMDELLPLLNLQKVRKKKLKELSGGMKQRVLLLQALLNDPKFLILDEPTAGLDPKERIRIRNLISDLSEDRIVLIATHVVSDIEFISKEILLMKNGRLVDQDSPENLQKRIYGHVYELCISQDELAEVKKEYEISNLFRRDGEIIVRVIADKCPVKYDAVKVSPTLEDVYLYEFEGVKRR, encoded by the coding sequence ATGGAATTAAAGATACAGGATCTGTGTAAAAGTTATGGAAAGAAAAAAGCATTGTGGAAATTTACAACAGAATTTGAAAATGGTATCTACGGGATCCTTGGTCCCAACGGAGCCGGAAAAAGTACACTGCTGAATATTCTGACGGATAATCTTCTGCGGGATTCCGGGAGTGTCCTGTATGATGGAGAGGAAATATTGAACCTGGGGGCATCTTATCGGGAAATTATGGGATATATGCCGCAGCAGCAACAGCTTTATGATACCTTTACGGTTACACATTTTATTTCTTATATGGGAACGCTGAAAGGGATGAAAAGCAGGGACATCCAGAGAAGAATGGACGAGCTGCTCCCGCTTCTGAATCTGCAAAAGGTAAGAAAGAAGAAACTGAAAGAACTTTCAGGTGGAATGAAGCAGCGGGTGCTGTTGCTGCAGGCATTGCTGAATGATCCGAAATTTCTGATCCTGGATGAACCGACTGCCGGACTTGACCCGAAAGAGCGGATCAGGATCAGGAACCTGATCTCAGATCTGAGTGAAGACAGGATTGTACTGATCGCAACCCATGTGGTATCGGATATCGAATTTATTTCTAAAGAAATTTTATTAATGAAAAACGGGAGACTGGTGGATCAGGACAGCCCGGAAAATCTGCAAAAGAGGATTTACGGTCATGTTTATGAACTGTGCATCAGCCAGGATGAACTGGCGGAAGTGAAGAAAGAATATGAAATCAGCAATCTGTTCCGCAGAGACGGCGAGATCATCGTGCGGGTGATTGCGGACAAGTGTCCCGTTAAATATGATGCAGTGAAAGTCAGCCCGACGCTGGAGGATGTATATCTGTATGAATTTGAGGGAGTAAAGAGGCGGTAA
- a CDS encoding ABC transporter permease — protein MRHLKYEWEKFFSFRYFWFLCAVFLLFNLWNLSEQIRMEFPASSVRQLYTDFQEQPEESKGQWLEEQKAKKNAHYTGNQYMEEELFKKLSREWIQTEKYDEYLEEIKERSAKMSGSIFSDEGTFAWRNAKVTPVAYEKLKGTKLSFDLSDGIVKATKADFTDLCMTILLMAAVYFLILDEKKNKLYPLLRSASRGRAEVIGAKLGVMAGITGLLVLLLYGSNYLFIFHQYGFGNLTRPLQSVTAFYESPFRLTAGQYLWMYLLLKLVVCYAAALLMIWIAQKAGTPAGAILAISTGAVAEYLLTVLLPSVSYADGLKYINLVEYIKIYPLFTKYHNLDFFEYPVNAMRIFPIVLPCLLLLFIVLNLTTFCSHRYGTKSGRQGGTEKLWRKLRKTARGKKRRKRKKKGFISDSLVWHESFKSFLTNRTVWVCVAVLYGAILLGRGLMIWNSVEEEYYKYYMTKGQGELTQEKLETFENEKKRYDDIYSMTPEQCGLSSEEISSRQEEIQYQYSGFMRAYEQVQYVVENNRAAGTDEQQLIYEGGYEQLFGEISMKGRLIGELLCVLVAVYSAAGLLGMEYDLKVMNLLQSTKKGRGTLLRVKLGVAAGVTTVMFVLVKIPVVMRIVQNYPLTGWTAKVRSMRFAGTSVFNCPVWAYVLLLLLLQLGTLYVVILCVTALSAVLKDTMLTLILSVLLFGGTLVMEWGGLGMIHSWSINTLLDGHRLLQSGGMQFALTVLVFWGVLPLAAGTVLHRVYKKRGQAIWN, from the coding sequence ATGCGGCATCTGAAATATGAATGGGAGAAGTTTTTCTCTTTTCGTTATTTTTGGTTTTTATGTGCAGTATTTTTGTTATTTAATTTATGGAATCTTTCGGAGCAGATCCGGATGGAATTTCCGGCATCTTCTGTCCGGCAGCTTTATACAGATTTTCAGGAGCAGCCGGAAGAATCGAAAGGACAATGGCTGGAAGAGCAGAAAGCGAAGAAAAATGCCCACTATACAGGCAACCAGTATATGGAAGAAGAATTATTTAAAAAGCTTTCGAGAGAATGGATCCAGACAGAAAAATATGATGAATATCTGGAGGAGATCAAAGAGAGAAGTGCAAAAATGTCAGGTTCTATTTTCTCGGATGAAGGAACCTTTGCCTGGAGAAACGCAAAAGTGACTCCTGTGGCTTATGAGAAACTGAAAGGAACGAAGCTTTCCTTTGATCTGTCGGATGGTATTGTAAAGGCAACAAAGGCAGATTTTACTGATCTGTGCATGACGATCCTGTTGATGGCAGCAGTTTATTTCCTGATCCTTGATGAGAAAAAGAATAAATTGTATCCATTATTGAGGTCTGCCAGCCGTGGCAGGGCAGAGGTCATCGGTGCAAAACTGGGAGTGATGGCAGGGATTACGGGACTTTTGGTTCTGCTGCTATATGGAAGTAATTATCTTTTTATTTTCCATCAGTATGGTTTTGGAAATCTCACACGTCCCCTTCAGTCAGTGACAGCGTTTTATGAAAGTCCGTTCAGACTGACAGCAGGGCAATATCTGTGGATGTATCTGCTTTTGAAACTGGTGGTGTGCTATGCGGCTGCATTGCTGATGATATGGATCGCACAAAAGGCAGGGACACCGGCAGGAGCGATTCTCGCGATCAGCACAGGAGCAGTTGCAGAATATCTGCTGACCGTGCTGCTCCCGTCAGTCTCTTATGCGGACGGACTGAAGTATATCAATCTTGTGGAGTATATCAAAATATATCCGCTTTTTACGAAGTATCATAATCTTGATTTTTTTGAATATCCGGTCAATGCAATGAGGATTTTTCCGATTGTGCTGCCGTGTCTGCTGCTTCTTTTTATCGTGCTGAATCTGACCACATTTTGTAGCCACAGATATGGTACAAAATCTGGCAGACAGGGAGGTACAGAGAAACTATGGAGAAAACTCCGGAAGACTGCCCGGGGTAAAAAAAGAAGGAAGCGGAAGAAAAAAGGCTTTATTTCGGACAGCCTGGTATGGCATGAGAGTTTCAAAAGTTTTCTGACGAACCGGACAGTGTGGGTGTGCGTGGCAGTATTGTATGGAGCAATTCTTCTCGGAAGAGGTCTGATGATATGGAACAGCGTGGAAGAAGAATACTATAAATATTATATGACCAAAGGACAGGGAGAACTGACGCAGGAGAAACTGGAAACTTTTGAGAATGAAAAGAAACGTTATGATGACATTTATTCCATGACCCCGGAGCAGTGCGGACTGAGCAGTGAGGAGATCAGCAGCCGGCAGGAGGAAATACAGTATCAGTACAGTGGGTTCATGAGAGCATATGAACAGGTTCAGTATGTGGTGGAAAATAACCGGGCAGCAGGAACGGACGAACAGCAGCTGATCTATGAAGGTGGATATGAGCAGTTGTTTGGAGAGATTTCCATGAAAGGAAGGCTGATCGGAGAGTTGCTTTGTGTTCTTGTGGCAGTATACAGTGCTGCAGGACTTCTTGGGATGGAATATGACCTGAAGGTGATGAATCTTCTGCAGAGTACGAAGAAAGGAAGGGGAACACTTCTGCGGGTAAAACTTGGAGTGGCAGCGGGAGTCACTACTGTCATGTTCGTTCTTGTAAAGATACCGGTTGTGATGCGGATCGTTCAGAATTATCCACTGACAGGATGGACGGCAAAAGTCCGTTCCATGCGATTTGCAGGGACATCGGTTTTTAACTGTCCGGTGTGGGCGTATGTGTTGCTTTTGCTTCTGTTGCAGCTGGGAACTTTGTATGTGGTGATCCTGTGCGTGACAGCATTGTCGGCAGTCTTAAAAGATACGATGCTGACACTGATCCTGTCGGTTCTGTTATTTGGCGGTACGCTGGTCATGGAATGGGGCGGACTTGGAATGATTCATTCCTGGAGCATCAATACATTACTGGACGGACACCGTCTGCTACAGTCAGGAGGAATGCAGTTTGCACTGACGGTACTGGTCTTTTGGGGAGTCCTTCCATTGGCGGCAGGAACCGTTCTGCACAGAGTCTATAAGAAGAGGGGGCAGGCGATATGGAATTAA
- a CDS encoding sensor histidine kinase: MIIPIIEVIQTYLFVSCFLKRKVRFGKVLDWLVLIGVSEVGTIGNHYFQDANINILIAVIELFILLSFFEGGVKRKILAGLLYLVFAFLAEGVVAVGLSRAYDIRISDMGNQEEAVILLGKRYSREIRIIATIFFYLLSRKKRDTEKRDIQGQLLVIPALSAVLLVIVTEDQFAREQINVWMEVMLILFILIINVVLYVLFRRQEVYFREEEMIRNQLKELEYESAHYRELEQHQQEIRRIRHDIKNELSGIYGYLENGEVGEGKKEIETLLQQMTAAEQKIFTANAVVNGILNLKLQKMEMAQIEYEFDIHIPEQLKIQGTDLGVLLGNLLDNAIEACQEFQGEKKIRLLMEYQNSGVVIHCENPCNEDTETLQTKKKDKINHGFGMGSIAQIVKKYDGFWEYQMKSGLFKVTVNLWEREMI; encoded by the coding sequence TTCGTATCGTGCTTTTTAAAAAGAAAAGTAAGGTTTGGAAAGGTGCTGGACTGGTTGGTTCTGATTGGAGTTTCGGAAGTTGGAACAATCGGAAATCATTACTTTCAGGATGCGAATATAAATATATTGATTGCAGTGATAGAACTGTTCATTCTTTTATCCTTTTTTGAGGGTGGGGTGAAGAGGAAAATTCTGGCTGGACTGCTCTATTTAGTCTTTGCATTTTTAGCTGAAGGTGTTGTGGCTGTGGGGCTGTCAAGAGCATATGATATCCGGATCAGTGACATGGGAAATCAGGAGGAGGCAGTGATCCTGCTGGGAAAGAGATATTCCAGAGAAATCCGGATTATTGCAACAATTTTCTTCTATTTGCTGTCAAGAAAAAAGAGAGATACAGAGAAAAGGGATATACAGGGACAACTACTGGTCATCCCGGCACTTAGTGCGGTTCTGCTTGTAATTGTGACAGAGGATCAGTTTGCAAGAGAGCAGATCAATGTGTGGATGGAAGTGATGCTGATCCTGTTTATTCTGATTATCAATGTAGTATTATATGTGCTTTTTCGCAGGCAGGAAGTTTATTTCAGGGAAGAGGAAATGATCCGGAATCAGTTAAAAGAACTGGAATATGAATCAGCCCATTACAGGGAATTAGAACAACATCAGCAGGAAATCCGAAGAATCAGGCATGATATAAAAAATGAATTGTCGGGCATTTATGGTTATCTTGAAAATGGAGAAGTGGGAGAAGGAAAAAAGGAGATTGAGACACTTCTTCAGCAGATGACTGCGGCAGAACAGAAAATTTTTACTGCAAATGCAGTTGTAAATGGAATCCTGAATCTGAAGTTACAGAAAATGGAAATGGCTCAGATAGAATATGAGTTTGATATTCACATACCGGAACAGTTAAAAATTCAGGGAACAGATTTAGGCGTACTGCTGGGGAACTTACTGGATAATGCAATCGAGGCATGCCAGGAGTTTCAGGGAGAAAAAAAGATCCGGCTTCTGATGGAATATCAGAATAGCGGAGTAGTGATACACTGCGAAAATCCATGCAATGAAGATACAGAGACACTTCAGACAAAGAAGAAAGATAAGATAAACCATGGATTTGGGATGGGAAGTATTGCACAGATTGTAAAAAAATATGATGGTTTTTGGGAATATCAGATGAAGTCAGGTTTATTTAAAGTTACGGTAAATCTGTGGGAAAGAGAAATGATATAG